TGTCCGCAACTATAAAGAGACGAGGCCGGACAAAATAGCAAAACGAGGCCGGACGAAATGGGTCATCGCTTTGGAGATAGATATAGGTCCCGCGGTTCGATGGGATGGCCGGCCGGACATCTTCACACCTAGAGTCGCTACGGAAAACTAAAGCGCATCGTGGATCACTCCTTGCGGGAAGGCAGCTGCTAATCTGCCAAGCCCGGCCGCCGGCCTGAAACTCGACCCTCTTCTGCTAAAATTCAGCGGCACTTCCTCCGCCGAGTGAATAAACAACGACGAGGGCGCCCGACGAGGCGCCGAGTGTTAAATCCGCACGCAAGCACCGCGTCCCGGTCAGACACCAACCAACCAACCAGCTCCGAGGTCCCACAATCCACGCCCCGCAGCCGGCCACGATGTGCACCCTGGAGCAGCGCGGCCGCGTGTTCGTCCTCACCCTCACGGGCGACGGCGAGCACCGCCTGGGCCACCCGCTCATCGCCTCCATCCGCTCCGCGCTCGCCTCCGTGCTCGCGGCGGCCCAGGCCCAGCCCCAGGGCCCGGGGGCGGCCCTGGTGACCGTCGCCGAGGGCCGCTTCTTCTCCAACGGGCTCGACGTCGGGCGGGCGGGCGGCTCCCGCGCGCGGCTCCGGGAGCTCGTCGACGCGTTCCGCCCCATCGCCGCCGACCTGCTGGCGCTCCCCATGCCCACCGTGGCCGCCGTCACGGGCCACGCCTCCGCCGCCGGGCTCCTCCTCGCGCTCTGCCACGACTACCGCCTCATGCGCGCCGACCGCGGCGTGCTCTACATGGGCCTCCCGCTCCCGCCCTACGTCGCGCGCCTGCTCCGCGCCAAGATTACCCAGGCGCACGCGCTCCGGGACGTCGCGCTGCGCGGGAGGAAGCTCAGGGCGCCCGAGGCCAGGGAGATGGGGATCGTCGACGCCgtctgcgccggcgcgcccgagacCGCCGCCGAGGCCGTCAAGCTCGCCGAGCAGCTCGCGGCCAGGGAGTGGGACGGCGCCGTGTACGCGTCCATCAGGGTCTCCACGTTCCCCGATGCGTGCAGGGCCGTCGGGATTGCCGTGGAGAGCGACGAGGAGAAGAGCAGGCACTTCGCTTCCAGACTCTGATCAGGGGAGATGGGGAGGTCAGTCTCCTCTGCAACTCTGTATCCCCAGTCTCTGACGAGGTGTTTGCTGAACTTTCTGAATAATGGAGATCGCTATTCTCTACTTGTAGTACCTGAGAGTAGCTTCGATCTGATTCAGGTCATCACAAGACACAGCTAGAGGGCTCACTCTAATTGTGCTTAGCATTTTGTTTTGTTTGTATAATTCCAGTTAGAGATGAAGCGGCACAATCTGCGAGCAAGGCGTGAGTACCCGAGCTATTAGCTGTGCTTAACTAACACTATGTACAGCCTTGTGAAATCTGAATACGACTGCACCAAGATTTGTCTCATCATAGTTCTTGCCTACAATCTTTCTTCAAGCTCCTGAACGGACCTGCCTTTTCTCCTGCAGAGTGTCTCTCTTGTATTCTGCAACTGTACATTGATCAACCGtcgatgatctgaatgaagcaggcACTACATACTACTTCTGCAGACGTTGTATTTCTCTTGCTTTGGAAGTGTGAAATAAACAGAATGCCTGTGTGTGTGACTGTTGGACTGATTATTTTGCTGCTGCTGCAGTGAGATTCTCATCTACAAAATCGACATATGACGTGCCAGGATGCATTTTGTTCTTTCGATATTTTTTCTTTATTGGAACCATGTGAAAGACGAGATTGATTGACCACACAATCGTGGGTTTCCTGTTGTCTCATATTAATAGAAGAGTTTACAAGACGTACATGGAAACTATCAATACAAATCCTACCCATAATGGCCTGATTATATGGAAACATACAGGCTCCAAATATGGTAGAGTATAAGCGAATATACAGGCATATTTGGTTTGCCTAACATCCCCCCTCAGTCACAGCGGGAGATTCTCGGACGCTGAGACTGGATCGAAAATCCAAGAACAAAGGTGATGGTAGGCCTTTGGTGAAAATGTCTGCGAACTGCCGCGAAGAAGGCACATGAAGAACTCGAATGTGCCCAAGCGCAACACGGTCGCGAACGAAGTGAAGATCAATCTCGATGTGTTTGGTGCGTTGGTGTTGAACCGGATTCGTGGACATGTACACCGCGGAGACATTGTCGCAGAAGACAATGGTGGCACTAGGGAGAGGGCGATGAAGCTCGTTGAGAAGTTGACGAAGCCAACTAGCTTCAGCAACAGCATTGGCAACGGCTCGATACTCGGCCTCGGCGCTAGAGCGAGAGACGGTGTGCTGAcgcttggaggaccaagagacaaGATTGTCACCAAGGAACACACAATAACCCGAAGTCGAACGACGGGTATCAGGACAGCTAGCCCAGTCAGCGTCAGTGTAGGCAATGAGACAGCCCGTGGTAGACGGCACAAGTTGGAGACCATGGTGTAAGGTGCCCTTGACGTATCGGAGAACACGCTTAACCAAGGACAGGTGTTGCTCGCGTGGGTCATGCATGTGAAGACAGATCTGCTGCACGGCATAGGCGATGTCTGGACGAGTGAACGTCAGGTACTGGAGAGCACCGGCAAGACTCCTGTATTATGTAGGATCATCCACGGGAGAACCAGCGGTAGCAGCAAGCTTAGGTGATGTGTCCACAGGTGTAGATGCAGGTCGGCAAGAGCTCATGCCAGCACGCTCGAGAATCTCGAGAGCGTACTGCGTCTGGGAAAGGAACATCCCACTGGAGTCACGACGAACGGCTAGACTGAGGAAGTGGTGTAGCTCACCCAAGTCAGTCATGGCAAACTCGGCGCTGAGAGCTGTGATGACACGCTCAAGCAGAGTCGATGAAGATGCTGTGAgaatgatgtcatcgacgtagagGAGTAGGTATGTCGTACCAAAAAGACCATCCAGGATGAAGAGCGAAGTATCCGACTTGGAGCAGGTGAAGCCGAAGGCGGTGATGAAAGTCGCGAAGCGTTGGTACCATGCACGGGGAGCTTGTTTCAGACCATAGAGCGCACGGTTGAGACGACGCACATGATTAGGCCGGGCAGAATCAACAAACCCCGTGGGCTGGTGACAGAAAACCACTTCGGAAAGTCTCCCGTGAAGAAAGGCGTTCTTGACATCAAGTTGACGAATCTTCCAATTGAGGGAGAGAGCAACAGAGAGAATAACCCGGATTGCTGCCGGTTTGACAACCGGGCTGAAGGTCTCTCCAAAGTCCACACCGTGCTCCTGAGAAAACCCGCGCAACACCCAACGTGCTTTGTAGCGATCTAGGGTGCCATCGGGCTTGAACTTGTGGCGAAATACCCATTTGCCGGAGACAACGTTGGCATTGTTGGGAGGATGCACAAGATCCCAAGTGTCGTTGGCgagaagagcaccgtactcttcgGTCATGGCGGCGAGCCAGTTTGGGTCCTTAAGAGCACCCCGAACAGACTTGGGAATCGGCGATGGAGAGGCGATGGTGTCGACGTGGAGGTGAGCGGATAAAGATCACCCGTGCTACTGCACCTGAGAATCACGGCCCCTGTCTTGagatccttcacagaaaaaccccAAGGGTCAAATTCAACCGAACAGAGATTATCAGTGGTAAATTGCCGAACAGAAATTAGATTCTTTACAATACATGGAGTAACAAGGACATCACGAAGAGTCAGACTACGAGTGGAATCAGAAGTAGGAAGGAAAACATGACCGGAGTTGGTGACAGGGATAGAGGAACCGTCACCAACAATAACATGCTTATGAGGAGGATTGGAGGAGAGTGAGTTGAGGTTACCAGCGTCCGAAGACATATGAGAAGAAGCTCATGTGTCCATGTGCCAGTCTGTTGGCGCGTGGAGGCTCATGGTGTTGAAGTAGCTCGCAAGGGCGGATGGATCCCATGTCGGGGCAGAGGCAGCGCCGTATGGAGGGTAGCCGGGATAAGAGGCCGTCGCGTGCTGGAGCGGTGCAGGCAGCGCCATGTAACCCTGGGCAGGAGTGCGGGGCACCGGGGCTGGGGGTCGTGGCCCCAGGAGACCGGCGGGGTTGCCATACCCAGCCGGGGATTAGGTGGTCGCGCCGTATCCACCGCCGACCATCGGGTACATGTGGATGGCCCCGGTCCAGGGGTTCTGCGGGCTCGGGAAAGGAGGGGCACCGCCGCcaccgttcttcttcttcttgcccttgTACTTGCCGGTGACGTGGGGGTGGGTCGGTGGAGCGCCATAGCCGGAGTTACCGGCCTGAGTGTACTGCACGGGAGGGGCAGGGGCGTCGCGATGGTGACCTCCAGTTGATGGAGCAGAGTAGAAAGCTGTTGGGGAGGACGAGCGCGCGTTGGACGGCTTGAGCTCCTGGAGAAGGAGCATGTTCCTGAACTGAAGGAAGGTAGGGAGCGGCGTCAGGAGTGGCACGAGGGAAGCCACGCCCTCGTACTTCTCGTCAAGTCCCTTGATGGTGTTCCAGACGAGTGCGTCATCGCTGACCGCGGCACCCACGTCCGCGAGAGCATCCGCGGTTGTCTTCTGCTCGAGGCAGTAGGCGGTGATGGTCTTGTCGCCTTGCTCGATGTTGCGGAATTTCTGACCGAGGTAGCCAGCACGCGCCTGCTGGTTGTCGCGGAAGAGGGCGGTGATGCTCGTCAGGACAGCATAGGCCGTGGTCGTCTCCTCCATGACCATGTCTTGGATGTCGGCGGCGATAGACCCGTACAACCAAGAGAGGACGGTGGAGTCCAGCCGCAGCCATTCTGCATCGACCGGAGGGGCCACCGTGACGAGGTGATCGGCAAGGGCGTACTTGGTCACGGCGACGGTGAGGAAGTTGCGCCACTTGGTGAAGTTGGAGGCCTTGAGATCAAGCGTGACGGGGATCAGAGACTTGACGCTTTGGATGGCCGTGGCCTGCGCCCAGAGAGCAGCGAGGGGGTTGGTGCCGTCATCGGACATGGCGGCGGAAAGAGAGGTGTGGCGGTGTGGGCGGGTTGGAACCCTAGGGCGCCGGCGGTAGTAGAGAGGTGCGAAAGCGTGAAGTTGGGAGGAACGCGGAGCGGATACCATGAAAGACGAGATTGATTGACCACACAATCGTGGGTTTCCTGTTGTCTCATATTAATAGAAGAGTTTACAAGACGTACATGGAAACTATCAATACAAATCCTACCCATAATGGCCTGATTATATGGAAACATACCGGCTTCAAATATGGTAGAGTATAACCGAATATACAGGCATATTCGGTTTGCCTAACACCATGAGATCATGTTTGCGTAGGAGGACATGGATTCAAATCCAgttttgtagggaaaaattggcggGTGTTCTACCTATTCATTTAAGATAGAAGTAAGACACAAGGGCTCATCCAGAGAGGCTCTTACTATGAGCTCCGAAAAACAAGGGAAAGAagcgcccggctgtagatgctcttaggaagCCAGGTCTACCCAGTGCGGTCCGGTAACACTCACAGAGTCAGATTTACTCAattcggttgtagatgctctaaataGTTCCACAAGCCAAGTTTAGGGCCTGATTTGCTCAGTCCGGTTGTATAGTTCCACAAGGCAAAACTTCACCAGGAGGGGCCGACTTCATCGGTCCAATGACCACACGAATAGATGGCAACCTACTGAACACGTGCTCCAGTAAAATACACGACTTTGCTTAAGACATGCGTTAAAACTTGTATGGTTCGTCAGCCCAGCGAGAGAAAACAGGTCTGAAGATTGTAAACTCTTATTCCCtctgtccgaaaaaacttgtccctagtgctagatacattcatttgagggacaaactttttcggacggagggagtacttataatACTCCTTCCTTCCCGAAATATAAGGCGTGGTTGACTTTACGGTCTTTGATACACGACTTTGACCACTAAAATATATTAAAGTATATTGATTGAACATTTATAAATAGCATTTCGTATTTGTCTTGCAAAACAATTTTACTTCATATGTATGTATACTAATTTTAGAGACATATAATACATGAAAATCATAGTCAAAGTTGTGCAACGAAGACCAGAAAAGTGAAACCACGCCTTATATTTTAGGGAGGAGGGAGTACAACAGTAAAAATACTGGATGAAGCATAAAGATTCCTCGCACAGCACAGGGGCAAACAAAACGCATGGAGTTCAAAGTTGCATCGCCTCACATGATGGCAGACTGGAGATCACTTCGTTTGTTTGTTTACAGCGGGTGAAATAGAGCGGGCAAACAACATGCCAAATGAATTTGGACTTGCTGATCCTCCATCTCATCTCAGGTACAAAATGGAACTAGTCTACGTTTGTAACTGTTAGATTCTGAAACGTAATAGTAGCATTTGCCAATACAGTCCATCAATTCTCAGAGGCGGATTTAGGTGCACCAGTTGCGACTTTCAACACATTACCGACTCTCTTCATGCCAATATTACCAACCTAATCGCAATAACACTTCTGAGCCACGCAATGTGCACCTTTTCAGTCATGACCCCAGGCATGCGCCCAGGCGGGCAGCTCGAGCTTCACGTTGTTCTTCCAACTGCGATGATCAACACAAGTTTGTGAGTGCCCGAGGAGTGTGTGCATGAGAAATGTGTGATGTGCAATAACACTACACAGTTTACCTTAAgaaatactccatccgttccaaaatagatgatccaactttgtACTAACCTTAGTACAAAGttggtacaaagttgagtcatttattttggaacggagaaaGTAGTAGTAGAATAAATCTGCGTATAGACCAGTTTGGACAAAACCAGCAATCCAAGCTGGGAGAAAAATATAATAATTAGAGAAAAGATGATAATTAGAGAATGGTAATTGTGATAAAATGTGAGGCATGAAACATGAGTGCAAAAAAAGATTTGGACTCACGGATCCATCTGCTTTGGTGACCATCAGTGAAATAACGGTAAATCCAGTTTAGAATGTGGAATGCACGGTAGGCCCTGCAAAACAAGTATTGTTTTAGTAGAAACATTGAACGCAACTGTATATGCAGGCACACCGTTTTTATCTTCAGCAGAATTGTGTTCATGCTATTTTGCGTGGATGCCTGGAGTCAAGAAGTTATTCTGGGATTGAAACTCATTTCAGCACAAATTCAAAGGTCTAATTCAAGTCTAGCTACAATAtacaatgtactccctccatcccaaaatataaggtgtattagtttttccaAAAGTCAAACTTCTCCccgtttgaccaactttatagtaAAAAATATATACATATGTACAACACCAAATAAATAAATTGTCAAAACATATTTCATAATTGATGTTAATGATAATAATTTGGTAATCTACATATTTCATAATTGATGTTAATGATAATCATTTGGTAAACTTTGTCATTCATATAGAAGCTTGACttttcagaaaaaataataaaccttacattttggaatggatggagtatatgCTAAGCATAATGTAACCAACATGGCTACAACTAATTAAACTTGGAAGTTTCAGTCTAACCAAATGCACCCCAAAAACTGACTTAGCATGGATACACCAATTCGGGTGTGGTCTAATTTTAGTTTAACTCCAATGCGatcaaaagttcaaaaaaattggcTCGCTGGCCGATGAAGAGCCGCGCCTCTCTCAGACCAAGCAGCAGGCTCGTTGGCATGCAGGCGACAGTGGCGGCGACCGTCCAGCGATGTAGCCGCGCTCGGAGAGCTACTGCCAACGGCAAAGGCGAGGGGGTGGCGTGGACGTTGGGGTGCTACGACGGCGGCCAAAACAGTCCACCAATGCCGGCAAGAACAACCATCGAGTGTGGCGTGCTGCCGGAGGAAGGTATGTGGGTGCAAGTTGCGGCAGCGAGGGGGGTGGCCGAGTGTGCTGGCTATCATGAGAGGGATGGAGAATGACCAATATGCCACCGACTGGTGGGCCAGGGGGAGGACAAAGGCGGGCGTGGCGCGCGTACGCTCCATATCCGCCCAACACAAACCCGACCTAAATTTGGGCCTTAATTGGGTCGCGTGCGGACAGAAAACAGACGTTCCTCCATTTGCGTCGGCACATTGGGTCGTGATTTGTGTCTGTTTCGACCTAAACGGACACACACAAACAGTTTGCGTCAGCAGCATGTTGGAGTTGCCCTCAGAAGTGTCGCTGAATTTTAGCAGGCTAGTGCGATGAGGAGAGAAGCAGGCCCTGATGATGTAGAAGAAAGGATTATTCAATTTGTATTTGCATCACCGATGATGTACGGGCACTGGAGCTGCCCGCACTAATTTGGTTGCCCGACCAGAAACCTCACCTTCGTCCGGATCCAGCTTCGGGTACCGGTCGATTTCGTCCTAGGTCGTAGCGTCGGGTACCGCCAGTCAATTTCATCCTAGGTACAACTACCTGACATGCCAATTTCGCATCACGAACCAATTCAGATCAAATGGCTTCGAACATGATGCATTAGCCTGCACAAATCGTCTACCcaacagaaaaaaaaaacattCCTGACCATTGCAAACCTGGTACTTGTAATTACGACAGTAATACTCGGCCAAGCACAAAGCTGTCTGGCACAGCGCAGCGACGAACAAACACATATAGTTCAAAGTCACAACAGTTCACATAGCGCGGGCAAGACCACTGGAGATCGCATCGTTTGTTTGTTTACAGCAGGTGAAACAGAGCGGGCAAACGACAGGCCAAATGAATTTGGATTCGCTGATTCTCCATCCCAGGTACAAAATGGAACTAGTCTACTAGTGTACTGTTAGCATCTCAAACGTAATATAGCTTTTTGCCAAGATAATCCACTAGGACCACCGAGTCTCTTCATGCCAATATCATCAACTCAATCTGGACAACACTTCTGGCCCATGCAATGCAATGTGTGCTTTTTGTCGCATGGACAAAGCATGCTCAGGCAGGCAGCTCGAGCTTCACGTTGTTCTTCCAACTGCAATGGCCAGCATAAAATTTGTCAGAAGCCGGGGAGCGTGTGCATGCGAAATGTGTGTCGTGAAAGAACACTATGCAGTTTACCTCAAGAAATAGTAGTAGAAGAAATCTGCGTATAGACCAGTTTGGACCAAACCAGCAATCCAAGCTGAAGGAAAAAGAGAATTAGGGAATGGTAATTGTGATAAAATGTGAGGCATGAAACATGAGTGCGAAAAAAGATTTGGACTCACGGATCCATCTGCTTTGGTGACCCTCTGTGAAATAACGGTAGATCCAGTTTAGAATGTAGAATGCGCGGTAGGCCCTGCAAAACAAGTATTGTTTTAGTAGAAACAGACGAAACAAACTGGAGATGCAGGGACACAAGTTTCAATAAGAAGATCAGTTATTTCAAGATTGAAACCCATTTCTGCACAAATTTACAGGTCTAATTCAAGACTAAATACAATATACTATGTagtccattccaaaatataaggtgtactatttttttccaaaaatcaaacttctctatgtttgaccaactttGTATTAAAATATATACACAtctacaataacaaataaataaaatgtgaaaatatatttcatgatgaatctTAATGGTAAggatttggtattgtagatactgatatttttctctatacacttggtcaaacATATAGAAGATTGACTTTTCAGAAAATTAATAAACCTTATATTTTGGAGTGGAGGGAGTATATGCTAAGCGCAACGTAACCAACATGGCTACAACTAATTAAACTTGGAAGTTTCAGTTCACGATTGACCTAGGTCTAACCAAATGCACCCAAAAAACTAAGCATGGATGCACCAATTCAGGTGTGCTCTATTTAACTCCAATGCAATCAATAGTTCAAAATAATTGGTGTTCAACTTGAACAATTTAAATTAAATATCCCATAAACATTCAGGGTTATATTTCTAGAACAATTCAATACTTGATTGCAACAGCTAAACAGGGTTATATTTCTAGAACAATTCAATACTTGATTGCACATAATCTGACTATCAATTCAAACAGCTAAACAACAGCTATTAAATTTGCCCTGTGAGGTGTGAACAATCCAACACTTGATGGTTTTAGACCTTTTATACATAATATCTTATGAACATGTAGGGTACAACAGAACTTATATGAATCATGAGATGAAAACTGGTTTCGTTAGTAAAAGATAAGCCTATTTGGCATAAACCCATACCCGAGAAACAGAACATATTGTCCAGTCAAGTTATCCACATTTCTGCTTCTCTGGAGCAGAACTAACTGAGGTAGAATCGCCACTGCCTCCAGGTAAATCGAAAATGCCCAGCATATCTGTACAGTGACAACATTTTATGAGAAGTTCAGTCACCATAATAATGATTGCTATAATTGGTCACATTTCACTAATGTACTATGGGTCACTAAGTACCGAAATCACAGCTAAATAAGATAAGCTGTAGCACACAAGCGAACATACAGACAGATGAGTCAAACTGAATTTACCCAAATAAGAAGAATTGCTGACTATATGCACACTGTGGAGGACACTGTAAAGAATCGCTAAAGCTTAGAAGTTCCAACCGCAGCATATACACATGTATATTCTTCATCTTTTATTCAACATGTAAGTTCTCTGGGACTGTGGCACCTTCAGGCTTCAGCTTAATACTGGAGCTTTCTAGTGTACCAGACTGTTGTGTAAATAGATTGAAATGCTGATATGATTATTCTGGAATTTGCCATATATCTAAGTCAAGTCTGGTCATCACTGCATAAAAACAATTTCCCCAGTATTTTGTGAAAGATCAAACTGCAAAATGGTTTGACAATGTGGCTCCACTGGCCATACTCAGCTGAATCTGTTAAATGGCAGTGTCACGCAGGACTAGCAGCCAATTTCCCACACACCAATTGTGACCCTAAACAATCTACTAGCTACTACACCAGAACAAATATATATTTCTTTATAGCACACAGATTAAGCGAAAGTAACCGTTTTCATCTCAGATCTCGCAGCAACATCAATTCGGAAAGGCAAGGAAGAATGCAAGGTAGGGATCAATGAGGCGACATCACCTCGCGGAGGGTGAAGCGCTCGTTGAAGATGAGCGCGAgcgcgaaggcggcggcgacgaggaagaCGTGGCGGAAGGTGTCCTGGTCCCGGTCGTAGGTGCGGCGCACCTGCGGGTGGCGGCGCATGTACCAGACGATGGCGGCGGAGGTGGTGATGAAGACGATCTTCATGACGGAGTTGTAGAGCGAGATGTAGTCTGTGAAGAGGTCGAGGTACCGCGCCACGAACACCGCCAGGTACAGCTCCTGCGTCTTCCTCGACACCCCTGCGGCGCAGCCAGATCCGTGAGCGACGCGgcgggcgagggggagagggagggggaaggaagggggggggggggcgggggcggcCGGAACCCTAGAGGGCGACGGGATGTTTGGTACCTGAGCATGACTTGTTGGCGTAGATcttgaggaggaggacgatgaccgAGAAGAGGTGGGTCATGTCCCCGAGGAACCGGAAGGCGTTCATGGCtgctgcggcggcgccggcgacggcgacggcggcgactagGTTTTGGGGGTTTATTCGGTGGGAGCTCGCTCCAGATGCGGCGGGGGAATGGCGGAGGGGACGCGAGGCGTGGCGATGGAAGGGACgggaaggggggaggtgcggcgtGCTCTGTGTCCGGGAGGTGGGGCCCGGGTGGCAGTGGCCGTCGGTGCGGTGGGTCAGGCTCGAGGGGGTGTCGGGTGCTGGTGCTGCCCACCTGGCGGCCGGCGAGTGGATCCGTACCTGACGGCCACGTGGGCCGTTGGGGGAGGCCACGTGGCGGGACACCTCTCTCTGCTCGGCTCTCCTTTTTTTTTTCTCCCTGACTTGTCGCCTGGAGTCTCGTCACTCTGCCGCTGATCCTCGACGTCTCGCTTCCGCTGCAATCCaccctgctctgctctgctctctcCTCTTCCTTTCCCAGCGGAGGAGCCTCAGCTGCTCCCGCCGCGAGATCCGGCTCCACCCCGAGAGTTCGCTCGTCGTCCGATCGCCTGATCGGCGGCGGCCATGGGCTGCGCTGGATCCACACCCAAAGTTGATGGTACCATCCTCTCTTCCTTGCCTGGCGTTATCTTCTCTTGCTTCGTCTTCAGTCGTGCTTCTCTTCCTGTTACCTAGTACTAATTGGACTAAAGATCACTACGTATATCAGAGTTGAATTGTCCGGTTTTATCTAGAGGAGTAAGGTTAACTCGTTCTGTTGATCTGTTTCCTCGGCTTTTCTTACTTATATAATGAATGACTTCAATTGTTGTACTGCCACCCGTTTAAATTTCTTATACTCTAGTTGATGTTTGACCGAAAATGGACACCTGAAGCTATCGATTCAGAGCGCCCGCCAAGAAGCCAAAGAATTCGTTGCCTGAATTTTGTTAACACTTATTTTTGCACAAGAGCGGCAGGGTTGTTCATGGGGACGAGGTTTAGCCAGTGTTACCTGACGATTACTACGAATCGTTTTGTCGTTAGATTTGTCAGTGTTTGCTGAGTAATTTTTGGTCCGTGGTCCCCTTTGCGGTCAGGCTTACAGTGAAGTCAGCAGTGCGAATTCATGGAGGTAGCTAGCATTTGGATTTGGTTAGTGGGAAAATAAAATTATCATTAGTCTGGATTGTGAATCAGATGAAATTTGTCATCTACGATCTCAGAAAAATGATAACTTGCAAAAGCAAATGTGACACTTCATTTTCTGATAGAATAGAGCTTGTTAGGATTAAGCGCAATTTTTTTATATCAGTTGCTAACACCGTATCTAGTTCCTGGTACTTTATATCTAGTTCCTGGTACTTTATGAGGTGGAGCATTTCAGAAAGACGCACTCATTTGTGCCAATGCTTGGTCTATTTAAAGTGAACATCTTTCCCCCTTTAAATATTTGTCTGTTCAGTGATCACTGATATAGTGCGCCCTTCTACTTTTAGCACTGATTCCACTTCCTTACTGACCAGGTAACTTAGGATGTACTTTCACTTGTGCCATTCAGAAAATTACATGATATTACTTTATGAGGTGGAGCATTTCAGTAAAAATGTTTGTTGATTTATGGATACGGTTGAGCTAGGTAT
This DNA window, taken from Triticum aestivum cultivar Chinese Spring chromosome 1D, IWGSC CS RefSeq v2.1, whole genome shotgun sequence, encodes the following:
- the LOC123173657 gene encoding enoyl-CoA delta isomerase 2, peroxisomal, which encodes MCTLEQRGRVFVLTLTGDGEHRLGHPLIASIRSALASVLAAAQAQPQGPGAALVTVAEGRFFSNGLDVGRAGGSRARLRELVDAFRPIAADLLALPMPTVAAVTGHASAAGLLLALCHDYRLMRADRGVLYMGLPLPPYVARLLRAKITQAHALRDVALRGRKLRAPEAREMGIVDAVCAGAPETAAEAVKLAEQLAAREWDGAVYASIRVSTFPDACRAVGIAVESDEEKSRHFASRL